Below is a window of Acidobacteriota bacterium DNA.
CGGGCCTGCGCAAGGTGCTGGCGAAGGGCGCGGCGCAAGGCACTGCTCCGACGCTGAAGAACCGGCTCGCGCAATTCGTGGTGCTCGATGCCGGCCATTTTCCGGCGGGGCGTAAGGCGCCGGAGATGACGATCCCCAAAGGACTCGACCCGGCGCAGGTCGTCCGCGCGGTCTCGCAGGCGCTAGCCGACATGGACGCTGCCATCACCGAATGCGAAAAGAATTATGGCAAGGTGAAGATCGCCGACCATCCCGTGCTCGGGCCGCTGACGGCAACGCAGTGGCGCAAGTTCCACTTCGTCCACGCACGGCACCACATGAAGCAGGTGGAGCGGTTGAAGGCGCTGGCTAGTCCAGCCCGTGCGCGCGCAAGCGCGTGAGCAGCGTCTTGGTGGATATACCCAAACGTTCGGCGGCGGCGGTGCGGTTCCACTTGCAGTCGCGGAGAACGGATTCGAGCTGCGCGCGGTCGTCAATGTTGATGTGGGGCGCGGCAGCGGCGGTGGCTTTGGACTGCAAGGACGACTGCGGCAGGGCCAGGTCGGCGGCGGAGATCTCTGCTGCATTCAGAATGGCGGCGCGTTCCATCAGGTTTTGTAACTCGCGCACGTTGCCCGGCCACGGATAGCGCGTCAGCGCAGCGAGGGCGTCCTTGGCTAACTCCAGCTTCGGCTTGCGCAGCTCGCGGCGCAGGCGCTCGAGGGTGGCCTCCGCCAGCAGCGCAACGTCGCCACCACGCTCGCGCAGCGGCGGGATGCGGATCGGGAAGACGGCCAGCCGAAAGTAGAGATCGCGGCGGAAGCCGGCATCGTTCTCGAGGTCGCGGTTGGTGGCGGCGAGGATACGGACGTCCACCTTCAACGGTCCGGAGCCGCCCAGCCGCTCGATGACCTTCTCCTCCAACGCGCGCAGCAGCTTGGCCTGGACCGCTTCCGGCAGCTCGCCAACCTCATCGAGGAAGATGGTGCCGCC
It encodes the following:
- a CDS encoding DUF1569 domain-containing protein, with the protein product MKQWLNDGNGGAMHPTVEATWKMIETATAGMSPEDLARHPEGKWCTAEVVEHLLITYTATTAGLRKVLAKGAAQGTAPTLKNRLAQFVVLDAGHFPAGRKAPEMTIPKGLDPAQVVRAVSQALADMDAAITECEKNYGKVKIADHPVLGPLTATQWRKFHFVHARHHMKQVERLKALASPARARASA